The Nitrosococcus watsonii C-113 genome includes the window CCGACAGTAGCGCTGCTGACGCCGCAACGGAGCTAGCCTTCCTTTACAAACGCCACTATATAATCACGTAGGGCGGGATGCGCTACGCTTTCCCGCCCTACCTTACCATACTGATTATCTGAGACGGGTTTTGCATTTTTTTTAGCCTAGCGACATCTATTTCCCAGTATAATTTCTAAAATCGGGTTCCATATGGTATTCAAGCTTTGTAACCCCATGCCGTTAATTGCACTATGCGGAATTATTGCAATACACATTGAACTAATGGCCTAAAGTAGCACGATTCTTTAATAGCTAAAATTACCACCTAAGCGTAATCCCCAAAATTAACGGTTTAGGCTCATGTATATTGCAAGCTGCTGCACAGCATAACTTAAGGAGATAACTGCTTCAATGCCTTCTTTCCCTCTGTCTTCTACTTTGCAAGAACGAGCTCTCCGTGTCGCTGTGCTCACCACTTCCTTTCCGCTTACAACAACGGCGGTAAGCGGCACATTCGTAAAACGTTTAATCCAAAATTTGCCCCCCTCAGTGGAGGCAACTGCCATTGCCCCCAGCGGTATTGAATCGGAGCAACTACCAACGAATGCCAATTACCAAATCCGCTGTTTCCGCTATGCCCCCCGTTCTTGGCAACAACTTGCTCATCAACCAGGCGGGATTCCGGCGACCCTAAAACAGCGGCGGATTTTCTACCTTCTCCTCCCAGTGTTTTTAGGATCAATGTTTTTGGCTTGCTTGCGTACTGCTAGGAACGTTGATCTTATTCATGCCAATTGGTCTATTAATGGTGTCATCGCAGGCATTGCCGCTTGGTTTACAGGAAAACCGATCATTACCACACTTCGAGGACAAGATGTTAATCGTTCTCGATCATCGCGGGTTTATCGAATAATACTAGGACTTTGCCTACGGCTAAGTAACCATGTGGTAGCAGTCAGCGACTCCATTCGGTTTTTGGCAGTACAGCAATTTCCAACCCAAAATAATAAATTTACCGTCATCCATAATGGTGTCGATCAATGCTTTCTAGATATCGGCGCTCGACGCCAACAAACGGATTCGCAAACATTGAGGCTGATCACCGTTGCAAGTTTGATCCCATTAAAAGGGGTTGAGCAGATTATCCAGGCAGTGAATCTATTGAAAAATGAGATTGATCTAAACCTTACTATTGTCGGCAATGGCCCAGAAAAAGAAAAACTGCAAAACCTAACAAAATTGTTTGAATTACATAAAAAAATTAGCTTTACCGGTAATATAGCTCCCAGTGAAATTCCAGCATATCTCGAAAAAGCAGACATATTTATTTTAGCAAGCCACAGCGAAGGACGTCCCAATGTTCTATTAGAAGCCATGGCAGCGGGCTTGCCTATTATTGCAACCAATATTCCAGGCACCCAGGAAATAGTGCAGAACGGTAAAACAGGAATTTTATTTCCGCCAAAATCTATCGAGAGACTTGCAGATGCGCTGCGGCGGCTATCTCAAAACGCTTCCTTGAGACAACAACTCGCCAAGAATGCTAGACGGTTTATCCTTGACCAAGGGCTTTTTTGGACTCATACGAGTTCCCGCTATGCTGAGCTTTACCGGCAGATCCTTTCTTAGAGACCTTGCAATTCTATGTGCGGCATAGTTTTTACCTACTCTCCTCAGCTAGAGTTATCCGAACGAACTAAAAGAGTACATCGGGGGCTTACTCGAATTGCCCATCGAGGCCCCGATGACCAAGGTATTATTGCCGATAAACAGTGGGCTATGGGACACCGCCGACTTTCTATTATCGGCCCCACATCCGGTCATCAGCCCATCAACGATCCCAGCGGACGTTACTTTCTCACTTATAACGGTGAAGTCTATAATTACCAGGAGTTGCGTACTGGTCCATTGAAACACTGGCCGTTTCGCACTCAAAGCGATACTGAAGTTGTGCTTGCAGGTCTTATCACCTATGGCCCAAATTTTTTCCATCAAATGGAAGGAATGTGGGCCGTGGCCTTCTGGGATCAGCAGGAACGAGAATTAGTATTGGCCCGGGATAGAATGGGCAAAAAGCCTCTATATTATCAACTATACGAAGAAGCTATCTGCTGTGCCTCCGAGTTGCCTGCATTGTTCTCTCTTTCCGCTCAACCATTGACTGAAGACTTAAATAGTACTGCTGATTACTTCCGCTACGGCTACTATCTTCCTGGCACTACGGCTTACAAAGGCATTTGCGAAGTACTGCCAGGGCATCTTCTCACCTGGTCTCCTGAGAGCAAACCCCATTCCAGGCCCTATTGGTCTCTCTCCACTACTCCATTTACCGGCACTCATCAACAAGCCCAAGCACTGTTACAGGATAAATTTATCCAGGCCATACAACGCCGCCTGGTAGCAGACGTGGAAATCGGCGCTTTTCTTTCTGGTGGTATTGATTCCTCACTTATTGTGAGTTTGCTAAGCAAAAAACTAGACTTTACCCCTAAA containing:
- a CDS encoding glycosyltransferase family 4 protein, coding for MPSFPLSSTLQERALRVAVLTTSFPLTTTAVSGTFVKRLIQNLPPSVEATAIAPSGIESEQLPTNANYQIRCFRYAPRSWQQLAHQPGGIPATLKQRRIFYLLLPVFLGSMFLACLRTARNVDLIHANWSINGVIAGIAAWFTGKPIITTLRGQDVNRSRSSRVYRIILGLCLRLSNHVVAVSDSIRFLAVQQFPTQNNKFTVIHNGVDQCFLDIGARRQQTDSQTLRLITVASLIPLKGVEQIIQAVNLLKNEIDLNLTIVGNGPEKEKLQNLTKLFELHKKISFTGNIAPSEIPAYLEKADIFILASHSEGRPNVLLEAMAAGLPIIATNIPGTQEIVQNGKTGILFPPKSIERLADALRRLSQNASLRQQLAKNARRFILDQGLFWTHTSSRYAELYRQILS